TAATACCATCAAATTTTTCTCAAGCAGAATGATATCTGCTGACTCTTTTGCGATATCCGTGCCGGTATCAACTGAAATTCCAACATCGGCATCCCGTAATGCTGGTGCATCATTTATTCCATCACCAAGAAAGCCAACAGTGTGTCCATTATTTTGCAATGATTTTAAAATGCGTGATTTTTGCAGAGGGGTTAACTTACAAAAGACTGACCTTAGTTCCACTTCTTTTGCCAGGTCTTCATCACGCATTAGTTCAATATCAGGGCCAATAAGAATATTTCCAGAATCTAAATCCACATCTCGGCAAACTTTAGCCGTCACAACAGGATTATCTCCGGTAAGTACCTTAACCGAAATGCCATTTTCCCTTAATGCCGCAATTGCCATTGCGGCACTTTCTTTTGGTGGATCTAAAAACGTTAATAAACCTTGCAGCACCATCTCCTTTTCATCGGCAACAGAAAGTGGATGTTTCACTTCATCGTGACTTAACTCCCGAGTCGCTAAGATTAACACCCTGAAACCTTGTTCGTTATAACGGCTAACTAATTCCATTACATTGTTACGGTTTTCTTCAGTGAGAGGAATAATTTTCTCCTTTATCCTTATATAGGAGCAAACTGATAGCATTTCCTCCGCGGCTCCCTTACAAATCAATTGATAATTTTTAGACAAATCTTGTATAGAAATTGACAGCCTGCGTCTAACAAAATCAAAAGGTAACTCATCAATTTTTCTGTAGCTGCGGAGGAAATCGAGGTCTGAATTAACGCATCCATACCTAACAATGGCTTGGTCCATTAAATTTTTAGTACCGCTTTGATGGAAGCTGTTCAACCAAGCCCAGTGAAGTACAGACACATCTCCCCTGCCTTCGGTATCTAAATAGTGCTGGAGAATAATTTTATCCTGAGTCAATGTTCCTGTCTTATCCGTACATAGTACGTCCATTGCGCCAAAGTTCTGGATTGCATTGAGCCGCTTAACAATGACTTTTTTCTTTGACATAGCAATAGCCCCTTTTGCCAGATTAGAACTGACAATCATGGGCAACATTTCTGGTGTTAAACCAACAGCAACAGCCAGTGCAAATAACGCTGCATCAAGCCAATCGCCTTTTGTGAATCCATTAATTAACAATACAATTGGCACCATAACCAACATAAAACGGATCAATAACCAGCTAACACTATTAACGCCGCGATCAAATGCAGTTTGTGCCCGCGTTCCTACGATAGATTTTGCCAGTGAGCCAAAGTAAGTTTGCTTTCCTGTCGCCACAACCACCGCCGTTGCAGTACCACTGGCCACATTGGTTCCCATTAAGCAGACATTAGTAAGCTCAAGTAACTCGGTTTCAGATACCTTATCAGGACGGGCTGTCTTAGCACTCACATGAGCCATTGCGTCATATTTTTCAACCGGGATCGCTTCCCCCGTTAAAATGGCCTGGCTGATGAATAAATCTCTGGATTCAATTAAGTACAGATCGGCTGGGATCATGTCTCCGGCAGATAAATAGATAATATCTCCCGGCACCAGATACTTGATTGGAATTTCTTTTTTCTGTGGTTTGGTCACATCAGAAGGGCGTCTAAAAACGGTTGCTGTTGTATTGACCATTGACTTTAAGGCTTCCGATGCCTTATTTGTCCGGTATTCCTGCCAAAACCGAAGTAATCCACTTAATGCAATCATTATCAATATAATAATAACGCCAGTAAGCTCTACTTCTTCCCCATTGAGTGATGGCAACACATAATCAGTACAAAAACTGATTGCGGCTAGCAATAGCAATACATAGATAAACGGATTGTGAAAAGCGGTAATAAGCTGCATCAAGGCATGAGGTGTTTTTTCATGTGCCACTTCATTAATTCCATACTGCCCTAAACGCGCTACGGCATTATCATCAGTTAAACCCAATGTACTGCCGTTAAGATCAGTGAGGATATGATCCAGACTCTGATTAGCCCGTTTTGCAACGACAAACTCTTTTTCCTTGAAAAACTTGGCTGATTTATTCGTGTATTTCTCAGTCATAACGCTTTCTCTAAATTCAATTTGCAATAGCCATCATCCCTTTCAGCAAGGGATAATTTCCATATAAAACGTTTATGCGTTGCCTACCTGAGAAATAAAATCACTCCATAGGCAACACCTCATTCAGTGTGGGGGATGGGGGGACATCGTCCATATTGACTCCTTATCGATATAAAATTACGAAATTAGCAATAATAAAATATTCTAAGCGGGCAGTTCTGCTGCAATTTTCCAATTAACCGAACTCACGCTTTTTTCCAAACTTACCCGACAAACAATCGATTCAATTTCTTTTTGATCCGCAGGCGTTGCCAATACTTCCGCACAAACCTCAAGCCTGCCAGGTTGAATGGCATCTGCACTGCTCAATGACTGCAACCTAACACCTAATCCATTGAGGGCTTGTAAAATCAAAGTCCTTACCAATATTTCATCATCGATGTCGCAAATAATATGGATCTTATAGCGCTGTTCTAAATCTAAGGCTTGCTGGTGAGGCTGAGTGTTAATTCGTTGTGCAATTTCCCTCAATAAAATGTTCGCACAGAGAATAATCGCGGTAGCAATACCTGCCGCCCAATATTGCCCTATGCCACATAACTCCCCTATTCCCGCTGAGCACCATAATGTTGCTGCCGTATTTAAACCACGAATACTCATTCCCTGACGCATGATCACACCTGCGCCCAGAAAACCAACTCCAGAGATAATTTGTGCCGCAATACGATCAGGATTTCCCTCAGAAGTACTTATTGCAGTAATCATGAAAAGTGCTGCACCTGTTGATACCAAGGCGTTGGTTCTCAATCCCGCCATACGTTGACGCCATTGACGTTCAGCACCAATCAAGGCGCCTAAACACAGTGCGGATAGTAAATGCATTGCAATAGATGTTAACAACATGGCATTCTCCATAACATCAAATGGATAAAGACACGCTAAGTCCCTCAAGTTATTGATTGTGAACTTGATTGATTAGTGCATACTTGAAACTTATTAGGTATAGAAAATCATGTACATAAAGGCTGCCTCAGTTAACTTGATTGACTGAGTTCTTATTGGCTGAGTTTTTTAATTCGTTATAAAACTACCACGCAAGAACAGCACGCAAAGAATGCCTGAAGAGATCATCTCTTCATCGTACATAGAATATTCTGGTGACGAATATTGAATTCGATTATTCGTATGTTCCCGGAGGGAATAAGGAATGAGTATATGACCACATCATGTATACCCCGATATACCTTCAGTCGATATCTCATTAAGAATCCAGCTCAGTAGATCCCTATATGAGATAGTTTCTCTTCGGGTGGGTACAGCTCATGAAGTTAAAGTAGTACCGCCCACCATTTTAGGTAAGCAGCAAATCGAGGGATATGAACAGCTTACCAGATTATTTTTTTATTTAACCTAAAACTTTGACTGTCCAATTAATCGTTCTCCAATAGAATTTGCGGGGGAGTATAAACAGTTAAAATTAACAAGTAAAGGCTTTAATCTGGAAGATTGTTCTACAAAACAAAAACAGCTTTCTGTTTTACATACAATTGACGATTGATTTTAATTGATGGCTGATATCCCATTATTTTCACTAAGTTATTTTTTATTGACTAAATAAATGAACTTGGAAAATGTTAAGACCGATACGATACATGAGCTAAAATTAATAAAATAACTGCATGATATAAAAAGACAAAAAGCCCGCTACGGCATTTTACGCTAGCGAGCTTAAATAAGGCTTAAAGTAAAATTAGATAGCAGTTACGTTTGCTGCTGCTGGGCCTTTAGCACCATCTTCAATGGTGAATTCTACATTCTGGCCTTCTGCCAAAGTTTTGAAACCGTTACCTTGAATGGCAGAGAAGTGCACGAATACGTCTTTGCTACCATCAGCTGGAGTGATGAAACCAAAGCCTTTAGATTCGTTGAACCACTTCACTTGACCTTTCATTTTGTCAGACATTTGACTTTCCTATATATCAAAAAAAACTCGCCACCTCGGGCATGTGTTGGCCAGTATCAGCTATTACTTATGGAGGCACTAAGAAGGAAACGGTCAACAAAGGCTACCAAGGATAGCACTTACACATAACTCATTAACTCAAGATGTCGTACATAAAGTAGGTCTGTTAATCAGGCCAAAGGCATTAACGCATGACCGCACACGAATAGCAACCTTTTTATGTATTATCGTTTTAAAAAAAAATTCAGACGCTCAATATTAGAACAGAATAACATAATAAAGCGGTGTTTTTATAATTTTATTTGATTTGTTCAACTTTTTGTCTTGGCACAAATACCGATATTGCTCGCCTGACAATAACAATTTGCCAAATAAATTAAAGCAATTGCTATACAAATGTAGGCTCAGAGCATGCTAACCTTGAAAATGCCATAAATTTCAACTCGATCACGATTTTTACAGCACTTTTACGACATTTTTTACAGCACTATTTCTACAAATGAGTCTACAAATAAGTGAGTTAGTATTATGAAAATCATAAAACAGATATTGATTCAGGATCTTGAACGAATCAATCTTAAAGAGCATCGTGATGGTAAAGTACATTTCAACAGCATTTTTATTCGCCATCATCCCTACCTATGTCTGGCGATGATCATTGCTTATGCTTTTCTTGCTATGCTCATGTGGTACGCGCCCTATTTTGGTGCGTGGTCTCTTTTTGCATTTACTCTGGCTTTTATCGCTATGGCAGCGGTCCTACTATTCGATATCAAGCCAGTCTATCATTTCGAAGATATTGACGTACTCGATTTACGGGTATGTTATAATGGCGAATGGTTTGTCAACGAGCAAGTTTCTAAACAAGCTATCAGTAAGATACTCACTCATCCCCGAGTTCCTAATGAAATCAAAGATGACATCAAACATATCATACGGAAGAAACAAGGAATTTGTTTTTATGATGTGTTTATGCTTACTTGTTCAGAACAATCACCCTACGCTCAATCTATTAACATGGTTAATAAAAGCGCGGGAATTCAATGAAATAGTACAATGACAAATCAAGAAGCTCATATTGCAAGCAAATAGCAAGAAAAAAGAATTTTTGCGTTGACACTATTCCGGTTCATCGCTAATATTCGCCCCGTTCTCAGGAACAACCCAATTCCTCCATAGTTCAGTCGGTAGAACGGCGGACTGTTAATCCGTATGTCGCTGGTTCGAGTCCAGCTGGAGGAGCCAAATTCAAGTATCTCGCTCGCTAGTTCAGCGTGATATTAAGGTTGAGAAAGATAACTTAGCCTGAATCATTTCAAGCGGCTTCCCAATCGGGAAGCCGTTTTTTTTATTCTGATCTTTATCACCCTTTCTTGAAGTTCTGTAAAATCTTACTCTGGTTTACCTAATGCTCATAAAAAAGCAATAATTGTAAACTAAATAGATTTTTACCAAGATAAACAACTAATACTAAAAACTATAAAATACATAAATGTTCAGATAACTAGATATTTTTTCAGCAAAAAATATTAAAAAAACACCATTATGATGCTAACTTAATCGATCGCACTTATTTTTATTTTTTTTCCCTTTACAATACCAGATCATTCACTGTATTATTCTCCCCGTTCTCAGGAACACCTTAATTCCTCCATAGTTCAGTCGGTAGAACGGCGGACTGTTAATCCGTATGTCGCTGGTTCGAGTCCAGCTGGAGGAGCCAAATTCTGAAAATCCCGATTAGCTTTGCTGGTCGGGATTTTTTCTGTCTGCAATATGTTATGTGCATACCCCTTCTCTCATCTCTCACATTGCGGTGTTGCCGGTTAACCTACAACTGAAAATCTTAATATCCAGAAGCTTTCCCGCTGCCTTTTCGACCTAAAAAACATAAGTAAGCTCAAAAACAACCCAATAAGTACATATTGCAAGCAATCAAACACTTATTGTTATTTTCTGCTTTGACAAACGTAAAAAGTGCCGTTAATATTCACCCCGTCTTGAAGGAGTTCCTCCATAGTTCAGTCGGTAGAACGGCGGACTGTTAATCCGTATGTCACTGGTTCGAGTCCAGTTGGAGGAGCCAAATATTTTGAAGAGCCTGATTCGTAAAACGAATCAGGCTTTTTGCTTTCCGGCCTGCTGTTTTCTCATCTCATCTTTTCTGTTTTGTGTCTTTCTTCTTTTTAACGTCGCCATTTTTCAGGGGTTTCTCTGCCAAAAAACACATAACGCACAGATTCTCAGCAATCAAACAGTTATTGCTATTTTCTGCTTTGACAAACGTAAAAAGTGCCGTTAATATTCACCCCGTCTTGAAGGAGTTCCTCCATAGTTCAGTCGGTAGAACGGCGGACTGTTAATCCGTATGTCGCTGGTTCGAGTCCAGCTGGAGGAGCCAAATTCAATTCACCCTCGTGTTGTTACTTCTATTTTTTCCTTTTTTTGATACGATAATTTCCTCTGAATACCCTAGTTCCAGATAAACTTAAAATTCTGATTTGCCAAGATTGGAACAATATTATCATTCAATAATAGCTATTTAACTATTTTCGCTTTATCATCCTCCTCCGGCTTAAGGATTGCTGAGTCAGCATCCACCATTTTTCACCTATATTCTGGAGCCGGTTCCATGACCACTGAATCATACACAATTAAAATCCGCCGTCCTGACGACTGGCATGTCCATTTCCGTGATGGTGATATGCTAAAGACCATTGTGCCCCATACCAGCCGTTTTTTTGGCCGTGCAATCGTCATGCCCAACCTTGTTCCCCCAGTGACAGATATTGCCAGCGCCAGAGCTTACAAGGAGCGAATAATCGCTGCTATTCCGTCAGATCATCACTTCCAGCCTCTTATGACTTGCTACCTGACTGAC
This genomic interval from Xenorhabdus doucetiae contains the following:
- the mgtA gene encoding magnesium-translocating P-type ATPase, whose amino-acid sequence is MTEKYTNKSAKFFKEKEFVVAKRANQSLDHILTDLNGSTLGLTDDNAVARLGQYGINEVAHEKTPHALMQLITAFHNPFIYVLLLLAAISFCTDYVLPSLNGEEVELTGVIIILIMIALSGLLRFWQEYRTNKASEALKSMVNTTATVFRRPSDVTKPQKKEIPIKYLVPGDIIYLSAGDMIPADLYLIESRDLFISQAILTGEAIPVEKYDAMAHVSAKTARPDKVSETELLELTNVCLMGTNVASGTATAVVVATGKQTYFGSLAKSIVGTRAQTAFDRGVNSVSWLLIRFMLVMVPIVLLINGFTKGDWLDAALFALAVAVGLTPEMLPMIVSSNLAKGAIAMSKKKVIVKRLNAIQNFGAMDVLCTDKTGTLTQDKIILQHYLDTEGRGDVSVLHWAWLNSFHQSGTKNLMDQAIVRYGCVNSDLDFLRSYRKIDELPFDFVRRRLSISIQDLSKNYQLICKGAAEEMLSVCSYIRIKEKIIPLTEENRNNVMELVSRYNEQGFRVLILATRELSHDEVKHPLSVADEKEMVLQGLLTFLDPPKESAAMAIAALRENGISVKVLTGDNPVVTAKVCRDVDLDSGNILIGPDIELMRDEDLAKEVELRSVFCKLTPLQKSRILKSLQNNGHTVGFLGDGINDAPALRDADVGISVDTGTDIAKESADIILLEKNLMVLEEGVIKGRETFGNIIKYLNMTASSNFGNVFSVLVASAFIPFLPMLAIHLLVQNLMYDISQLSLPWDKMDKAFLKKPRKWDAKNIGRFMLWIGPTSSIFDITTYAVMWYVFAANSIEHQVLFQSGWFVEGLLSQTLVVHMLRTQKIPFVQSTAALPVLLTTLIIMVLGVYIPFSAFGTLIGLQPLPWEYFPWLIGTLISYCIVAQMMKRFYIRRFGGWL
- a CDS encoding MgtC family protein, yielding MENAMLLTSIAMHLLSALCLGALIGAERQWRQRMAGLRTNALVSTGAALFMITAISTSEGNPDRIAAQIISGVGFLGAGVIMRQGMSIRGLNTAATLWCSAGIGELCGIGQYWAAGIATAIILCANILLREIAQRINTQPHQQALDLEQRYKIHIICDIDDEILVRTLILQALNGLGVRLQSLSSADAIQPGRLEVCAEVLATPADQKEIESIVCRVSLEKSVSSVNWKIAAELPA
- the cspE gene encoding transcription antiterminator/RNA stability regulator CspE; amino-acid sequence: MSDKMKGQVKWFNESKGFGFITPADGSKDVFVHFSAIQGNGFKTLAEGQNVEFTIEDGAKGPAAANVTAI
- a CDS encoding YlaC family protein translates to MKIIKQILIQDLERINLKEHRDGKVHFNSIFIRHHPYLCLAMIIAYAFLAMLMWYAPYFGAWSLFAFTLAFIAMAAVLLFDIKPVYHFEDIDVLDLRVCYNGEWFVNEQVSKQAISKILTHPRVPNEIKDDIKHIIRKKQGICFYDVFMLTCSEQSPYAQSINMVNKSAGIQ